In Acidisarcina polymorpha, the DNA window GGTCAGTCAGCACCGAAGGAACTATCCTGGCGTCTGCTTTTCCCAGCAGCCTCAATCGGGGAAAGGAAACTTTCTGATTGTCTTCTCCGCGTCCCGGGCGGGCTTGAGCGGCGTCCATCCGACGGTTCGCCCCGGCGCGGGATGGAGCTTTGGCGTTAGTTCAGGGGAGACCGGCGCGCTTCAGCCCTCCACCGGCGTCATCGACCGAGATATGGAAGTATTTGCTTTTGTCTATGATCAACGCGGAGTTTTAGTCTTTCAGGAATTACGCCGTGTCGTCAGTGATCTCGGCGGCGAAAGCTATAACGCGATTGGTAAAGACCTCGGTTCCAGTTCCGCAGCGATCCGTACCGGCCATGCGCTCCTCAAGGGCGCCATCGAGGACATTCAGCGGTGCTATGAGATCACCGGCCCGGAGCCGGTGGGTATTCTCGCTGGAGTGGCGGGCGCTTCGGCGAACTGACACCATCGGTTGCTGGCTGGTTGTAGATCGCGTTTCGCTCCACGAGATCCGCGAAATATTCCCGCGCGCGATTCGATCTCAAATGGCACAATGGAGCGGCGCAACAGAACGGCGCAATGCGCATTGCCGAGAGAGGCGCAACCATCGTCCCGGTTGGCGAGCATCTTGGGTCGGTCGTGCGTCCCTATACAATGGAGCCAGCCGTCCATGCGCATTACCCTCAATCTCGCCTCCAAGCCGTTCATCGAACTCCGTCCGCTCTACGCGCGACTACGTTGGTGGATGGCCATCCTGCTCATATTGGCGATTCCGCTCTGGCTCTTTCTGAAGACAGAAACTCGTAAGGCGGCGCTTGCAAACGCCAAGCTTCAAGCCGTCGAGACCAGTATCCAGCGCCTCCAAAACCAGCAGCGCAGCTATCAAGCTATGATGCAGCAACCACAAAACGCCGCGGTTTTGACTCAAGCTGCCTTTCTCAACCAGCTTTTCGCCCGCAAGGCTTTTTCCTGGACCGCGGTCATGATGGACTTGGAAACCGTGCTGCCGGGTGGCGTTCAGGTCATGAACATCGACCCGGCCACCGACAAATCAGGCAACGTCACCATCCGTCTCCGCGTCAGTGGGCAGCGCGATCGTGCCGTCGAACTGGTGCGAAATCTGGAACACTCCCGTCGTTTTCTCCAGCCGAGACTGGCGACGGAGTCGGCCGATACCAGCAACAGCAACGGCGGGCAGGCAAATCTTCAACCCGCGAGTGGCACCGGCAATGTGAATTTTGATGTCTTGGCCGACTACAATCCGCTTCTACCGGAGTCCAAACGGCCTGCTAAGACGACCACCGCGAAAGCAGTCGGGCCGGCCGCTACCGCACCTTCCGCAAAATCTCACAGGAACTCCTCGCCCAGAAGGCCGACCCCTGCACAACCTCAACAACCACAGACGCCTGGACGTCCAACGAAGGGAGCGCAATGAAGCTGAGCGATCCCTTGAAACTGCCAACCGAAGTTCTTAATGTGTTGAACCTGCACATCGCAGGCGTGGCGCTGCTGGTGATTCTCAATGTGACCTTGCTGGTCAGGCTCGGCCTTGCGTGGCGGGATCTTGGCGCCAGCCGCCAGGAGCAACTGCAGCAGGAACAGCTCACTTTGACCCAGCTTCAGGCACAGACCGCCCGCCTGAACGGGCTGCCGGAGAAGGTTGAGATCTCCCGGAAAGATGCTGACAAGTTTTATGCACAGCGAATCCCGGCGAACTACTCCTCGGTCCTTGCCGACCTGGGCGCGTTAGCTGCGAAAGACAAAATTCGCCTTACCCGCGCCGGCTATACTCAGTCGGCAGCGATCGAAGGTCTGGCCGAACTGCGCATCGATGCCAACCTCGCCGGGGATTACTCGGGGGTCATGCACTTCATCAACGGGCTCGAGCGCGACAAGACGCTTTACGTGATCAGCAACCTGACCCTCACCGGTCAACAGGGCGGACTGGTCAATCTACGGCTGAGATTGACGACCTACCTCCACGCTGCCGATGCCAGCCAGCTTCCGCCATCGTCGGAACCACCGACGGACCAGCAGGCGCCGGTTACTGACCAATCCATGCTGTCGCTCCCGGCACTGAATTCGGCGGCGCACCAGCCGGACACTCCAGCAATGGAGGATGGTCACTGATGGCACTCAAACTAGGCGCCGAAGATAAGAAGAAGGTCTACATCGCAGGAGCGCTTGGGCTGGTTGCGCTGGTCCTCATCGGCAAGACCCTCATGGACACCTTCAGTGGTGGCGCTCCGCCTCCCACGCTGCCGCCACAGGTCGCCGTGCAAAGACCCCCGGCCCCGGCGTCTTCGCGGAGTGGCCAAGCGCCTGGCGCACACGAGGCGACCAAGATTCCCGCAGTCGCCGACAATCTTGATCCGACGCTCCATCCGGAGTTGATGGCCCAGGCAGAATCGCTGGAGTATACGGGGAATGGGCGGAATATATTTTCTTTAACGTCAGCCCCCGTCGACATTCCTAAACCGGTTGCGTCGGTACGCCCGAACGCTGCTGAAACCGCGCAGACGGGGCCTCCTGCACCGCCTCCCCCGCCGCCGATCGATTTAAAATTCTTTGGTTTTTCAGCGCGGCAGAGTGGCATAAAGCGTGCTTTTTTTCTCCGTGGAGACGATGTTTTCATAGCGTCTGAGGGTGAAGTCGTCGATCATCGCTATAAGGTGGTAAAGATTGCCCCGACGTCCGCGCAGGTCGAGGACATCCCTTACTCCAACACCCAGAGTCTGCCGCTGGTGCAGAATTAGCGACATGGAATGGCAGAGTAGTGAACGGGCGGCAATGATGAGAGCAGCGACTAAGATCGCGGGAAAGAAATGGGCGACAGGCAGCGAAGATGGCTATGTGCTCATCGGCGTCCTCTTTCTTGTCGTCATCATCTTGATCTGGCTGGCGGTGGCGGCGCCTAAAGTCGCGACTGCGATCCGCCGGGACAAGGAGCTGGAGCTCTACCATCGTGGCATGCAGTACACCCGCGGGATCAAACTCTATTACAAGAAGTTCGGAAGCTACCCAATCTCGCTCGATCAACTGGAAAACTCCAATAACATTCGATTCCTTCGCAAGCGTTATAAGGACCCATTTACCGGGAAGGCCGATTGGCGGATCATTCACTTCGGCGAGGCCAAGGTTCCTCAAACCGGTCTCTTCGGACAACCGCTCGGGGCAGCCGGCGCTGCCGGAACCGGAGCTAACGGCGCTGGGACGACTGGAACCAACGGGCAAGCTTCGTCGGGATTTGGGGCCAGCAGCAGCTTTGGAAACAATAGCGGAAGCAGTGGTTCCAGTTTCGGCAACAGCTTCAGCAGCGGCGGTAGTGGTTCCAGCTTCGGGAGTAATGGGAGCGGATCGAGTTTCGGGAGCAGCAACGGATCCAGCTTTGGAAGCAGCAACGGCGGATCCGGTTTTGGTGGAGGTTCCAGTTCCGGATTCGGAGGCAGCGGCACCTCCTCGAGCAACCCCACGTCGCCCGGCGATCCTGGATCTGGCCCGGGGCTAAGCGGCGCTGGGACCGGAACTTCCGGATCGGGCTTTGGCACACCAGGCAGCAGCACCGGCGGCACAACCGGCCTCGGCACGAGCACCCTCACTTCGAGCAATGGTTCGCCGATCGGGAGTGGCGGCCCGATCGTTGGTGTGGCCAGCTCCGTCACCAAGGAATCAATTCGGGAATACAAGAAGCAGAAACACTACAACGAGTGGGAGTTTGTCTATAACCCGCAGACTGACCTGGGGGGTCTCGGTGGCAATAACGGCATGGGAGTGGCGGGCGCCGGGGGAAACACTGGATTTGGCAATAATCCTGGTTCCAGCTTTGGCGGCGGTTCCAACTCTGGTTTCGGTAATAATTCTGGCTCAAGCTTTGGCGGTAATTCCGGCTCTGGTTTCGGCAATTCCTCTGGATCAGGCTTTGGCAACAATCCGGGATCCGGGTTCGGAAACAATAACAACGGCAATTCAGGCAACAATGGAAATCCAGGATCAAATCCCGGGACGGGCACTCCCCCAAACAACAATCCCAATCAGCCTACTCCGCAATAGAACGACGCGAACCCTCAATAGCTGAAGTCTGATCCATACGGAACCCGCACCTTCTTTGCGAGCGGCGTAATAGTTGTGTAACCGTCGAGCAGCTTTACTTGATTGTCATCTGAATGGGCGCTGTCCCTGTTTCAATCAGGTCAGAGGCCGCCACGCGTGAACTCACAAGCTGTTGTCGATCCGCCACTCTCGGACGTCGCTCCTGCCTTAACTCCTGGGATTTCGGCGGAAGATCAACCGCTCCTCACGACGCCGGCCATTCATCCGCTTAGCCGCGCGGCGCAGGACCGATCCGTCAACTGGTTCACGCTCTTCTTCGTGGCTCTTTTCCATGCCGGCGCAATTGCCGCATTGTTCTTCTTTAGCTGGAGCGCCATCGCGGCAAGCCTCGTGTTTTGGTTTCTCGCGATCAACCTTGGAATCTGTGTCGGCTACCATCGCCTGCTCACCCATCGCGGCTATCGGACATCGCGGCTGCTGGCCCGTGGGCTCGCAGTGTGTGGGACCTTGGCGCTCGAGGGCAGTCCGATTTATTGGGTAGTAAACCACCGTATCCATCATCAGCTGACCGACAAGCATGGTGACCCGCATACTCCCAAAGATGGCGGGTGGTGGTCTCATGCGGGGTGGGTTATTCATGGCGAAGGCTTGTCGACGCAGCCAGAGCTGATCCGCAGATACGCTCCGGATTTGCTCAAAGATCCTTTTCTCGTACTGCTGAGCAAGTACCATTATGTGCCGCTGATCCTCTCCGCAATCCTCCTTTATGCCCTTGGAGGATTACCCTGGCTGCTTTGGGGGGTTTTTTTTCGGGTGACGATTGGATTGCACGCAGTCTGGTTCGTCAACTCAGCCACGCATATTTGGGGCTCGCGTCGCTTTCCGACCAAGGACGAGTCTCGCAATCTCTGGTGGGTTGCACTGCTCACGGGCGGTGAGGGATGGCACAATAACCATCACGCATTTCCGGTTTCGGCGCGGCATGGCTTTGCATGGTATGAGTTCGACCTGAACTACTACGTCATCTGGACTTTGGGGAAGGCAGGCCTGGCCAAACAGATCAACCTAGCACAACCCTTGCGAGAGAAAGGTCGTTAGGTCTCCTTAAAAGGACCCGGAAGGACGGCTCGGCAAGATTGATCTACGGACAAGAAGAAGCCCGCGCCAGTGCGCGGGCTTCTTCTTGTTACAGCGAAAGCAACGAAAACAACCGCATGAGTTTATCTAAACGCTGAATGAGGAGCCGCAGCCACAAGTGCTCTTGGTGTTGGGATTCTCAAACTTGAAGCCTGCCGCTTCCAGGGTTTCGACATAGTCGACGACACACCCATTGAGATACATCAACGACGTCGCATCGACAAACACCTTGAGGGCGCCGTAGGTGAACACCTTGTCCATCATACCGGGTTGATTTTCGAAGGACATCGAATATTGAAAGCCTGAGCATCCGCCACCAACCACACCTATGCGGAGGCCAGCGGGCAACGGGTCCTGGGTCGCCATGATTTCGCGTACTTTCTCGATTGCCGAATCGCTCAGCGTAAGGGGCGGCACAGACTTGAAAGTGTCGGGGGCGGGCACAACAGTTGCTGGTGCCTGGACAGTGCTGGTTGCCATAGATCTCTCTCCTAAAGAACCACTGGTGATGCTAGTGTAAACCCCAAAGGGCGTGGTCACAATCGTTTGCAGCAAATGGTTTGTATCTGTATGCGAAACGAGTCAACTCAACCTTAATTTGATGCGCTAAATCACGACAAGGCTCAAGATGTCGGAGGCCGGGCTGTAAGCCTCTTCGAGATGCGGTCGAACTGGTCCTGGGTGAGAATACCTCGGGAAACCAGTTCGTTGGGCGCGGAGTAGGGCCGTCCGGCAAGGATCTTGCGAGCCTTAGCGGGCGAAATTCCCGGAAGCGCAACGAGCTGGTCTCGGGTGGCGTTATTTAGGTCCACCGGTGGCAAAGCGGGACCACTGCCCTGGAGACCCTGCCTCACTCCGGCGGCAACCGCGTTGATCTTGTCCTCGGCATTGGCTGCTGCGACCCGGGCATCCGCCGCAGCTTTCTCCGTTCCCTGCTTAACCTGCTGGGTAGTTTCGGCTGCCTGCTGCTGGATCTGCTGGTTTGACGGAGCGCTGCTGCATCCCGCCAGACTGGTTGCTGCCAGCAGGATGGCGGCAACTACCGGGGACTTTTCGACGGCCTGTCTTGCTGTGCTCATGGGTGACCTCGTTCGCTTAGCCGTAGTTCTAATCATCCCTGGACACCATGTTCAGGACCCGGCTACTATTTCGCCTCTGAATTTAGCACTGTTCCATGCGCCACGACATCCACATCGACCTCCTTGCCAACCCGTAAAAGAAAGGAGCTAGGATCCTTCATCCCCCAAGCTACATAAGGGACCGAGAAGTGGGTCGTCGCAGTAGCTTGGTTGCCTTCGAAATCGACCTTAATCTGCAAGGTGAACGGATGATCAGCGCCATGGATATTGAAGATGCCGCCGGCTGTGAGGGTCTGGCTTATTCCCGGTTTCGCGCTGCCAGTAATCTTACTGGGATGGAAGAACGCCTCGGGATATCTGTCAGACTCGAGGACTTCCTTCTGCATCTTGGCGTCACGGCTTTTGTTGCCGCTTTCCCCACTGGCTAGATCAATCAGTATCTCGCCTTCGGAAACGCCGGTGGCCGGGTCATATGTCACCAGGCCGCCCTTGAGTTTGAAGGTGCCGTGGGTGGTGTGCGTGTTTCCCTTAAGCTCCCATTTGATCTCGGTTGTGGCGGGATCGAGCTTCACGGCGACCTTCGGGGTTTGCGTCTCGGCACTCACCGCGCCGCAGAACACCAGTATAGAAAGCGCGAGGAGGCGCTTTCTAAAACTTATGGCGAACGAGAAACGGTTGCAATGAAGTGCTCTTCCGATCGTGGTGAAAATCTCTTCCCGGCCGCAAGCCGGAAACCTATTAAAGCGTTGCTTCTGCTTGGCCAAACTCGGCGCCTCCTGCATTGACCTGAGATGCATCCTGAGGGGCAGCAGCCTCAGAAGAGGTCTTCGGATACAGGAGGCGGCCCATGAGGCGAAGTCCCAGTCCTACTCCGAAGCCAGCAGGCACGATGTCGCCGACGTGCACGGCGAGCAAGCGGGTAAAGAGCTCGGAGTCCTCAGCTAGAAGACGGAGTGCCCGGTTCCGGAGCCAAGGCCAGCGATCCATAGCGAGCATCATAGCTGCCATCGCCTGGGGGATCCTCAAAATTCTGCTATGTCCAATTTCGTAGTCCCTGATAGAGTGCCGGCCCAGCGCTTCGCCGAGGAGCAGCGCCTCGCGGAACGCTGAGGCCAATCCTTCGCCGGTGATGGCGTCAGCGGAACCAGAGGCGTCTCCTATGAGCGCAACGTTGCCACGGGTGACGCGGCGGAGCTTTCGGGTGGACGTCACTGCTCCGCGTCCCCGGCCGATGGTGGGAACGCCCAGCAGCTTCCTGCGCAGGTAGGGAAACCCTTCAAGGATCTCATCGAACTTCGGACCCCGATGTCGTGTAATCGCAGCCATACAGATCTCGTTTTCCCCGACCGGGGTCACATAGACTTGTCCCAGGTCGCTCCAATGGACCTCGACATGATCGCTCCAGGGTGCGGCAGCGTAGTGACGCCGGAAGCCAAATCTTTCAGTGAGCCGGAATCCAGCGTCGAGATCTGCCCAATGTCGAACACTGGATGCTTCGCCATCGGCGCCAATCAGATAGCGAAACCGGAAGCTCTGTCCCGCCACCCGGACCTCGCCATTCGACCTAAGTTCGGCACGGGAGTTCCATTGGAACCGAACCCCCAGTTGCGCCGCACGTTCGATGAGTCGCTCGTGCAGATCCAGGCGAGGAATGCCAATGCCTCTGCCTTGAGGAAAGTCCGCAGTGGCCAAGTGTTCCCGGCCGCGGTTACGTTGGGCGAAGTGAATCCCCGAGAATTCAAGTCCACCAGTCAGTTCAACCCCAAGCAGAGCAAGTTCGCGCCGCGAGTCCGGCATCAAGCCCTCACCGCACGCTTTATCTATCGGTGGAGTGAGTGCATCAACTATGACCACGTCGAGACCTTGCTGGCGCAGGGCAATCCCGGCGGCCAGACCAGCGGGTCCACCGCCAATTACCAATGCATCACAGGAGCAGTTTTGGTACGTATTCGATTTAGGAGTTCTTATCATCCTTCAGCCAACCATCTTTCTATTCCCAGCCTATGCTCCAAACAGCGGCACCAGGACGATGAGGCTTCCGAATGACAAACAAGTGACACAATCTGGCCTAACGACGACACTTGGATCTCTACCGCAAATTCTTCTTCAAACGGCCAAGCATCAGGAAGCGGATCTTAACTCTTTTTGCAGGTAATTCTGGCTCTACCACTCGAGTAGCGACATCTCCGCGCAAAACCCGGGTCCCATTGCGGCAAGGATGCTTCGTGTTCCGGGTGCGGGGCGACGATTTTTCATGACTTCGTCGAGCACGATCAGCACCGAACCTGAGGATAGGTTGCCAACTCTCTTCAATGCCTGCCAGGAGACGTCCAGCTCGCCGTTGGTGAGATTGAGTGCTTCGGCGGTCGCTTCAAGCACCTTAGGGCCTCCAGTGTGCATGATCCACGACCCGACATCGCCTCGGGTCAACCCGCGGGTGGCAAGGAATTCATCTACGTTTTTGCCCAGGTTTTTGAGTACAACGTTCGGCACTTCTGGGGACAGAATGACCTGGAAGCCTTTCTCGGAGACCTTCCAGCCCATCACATCCTGAGTATCTGGATAAAACACCTGAGTGCTGGCGACGAGGTTGGGTCCGGGCAAGTTAACGTTTGCTCCAGCGATCAAGACTGCGACCGCACCATCGCCAAAGAGACCTGAGGCGATCAACGCCGCTGGATTGATATCGCCGCGCTGCCAGGTGAGCGAACACAGCTCTACTGAGAGCAGAACGGCGACCTGGTCAGGAAAGGCGCGGACGTAATCGGCTGCACGAGCCAATCCCGCCGCACCGGCAACGCAGCCTAGTCCGAAGAGGGGGTTGCGCTTCAGCTTCGGATTGAGCTTCATCTTGTTGACCAGCCGCGCGTCGATCGACGGGCTCGAGATGCCGGTCACCGAGACGAAGAAGAGAGCGCCGATCTTGTCTCGTCCCACCCCTGCGGTCTTCAGAACGCAGTCGATCGCCCGTTCGCCAAGTTGTTCGGCGACCTCGATCCAGACATCGTTCATCTTGCCCCAGGTATTCAGGTCCTGGTATTCGAGCAGCGGGCGGCAATAGTAACGTCCATCGACGCCGGTCCGGAAGAAGAGTCGTTCCAGCATGGGTGCGCATTCGGCACCTCGGTCCCAGTGGTTCTTGAGAGCGTCGACCACCTCCCGCTGCGTGAAGTAATACTCTGGAAAAGCGGTGGCTGTATTGGCAATACGCATGTGAGGTTTCTCTATGCTCCCTGGCTCTGTTCTTGGATTGAGCAGCAGGTCAGAAGGCCCTCGCTCCCACAGCCATGTATCAAGTGTCTTCTGGAGTATTCCACGCGATGACCCAAATCGGGAATAGCGCTTTTGGCTCGGGCCGAAGTTTTTCTGTCGTTCGAAGGTAAAAGCGGCTACTTACCGGAGCTGGCAAAGCACCCCCTGGAACCTGACTGCTTCAGCTGCAAGAAAGAACCCCACGAGACAGCTCGCACTCGGAGCAGAGACCAAGGACCTCCATACCCGCGGCCGGTCGGCTTACCGTAACTCTGCTTTTGCACTAGAATCGGTTGGTTGTGACCTCCCACGTTCCGGAGTTGTCGATGCGAGCAGCACTGTTTACCCGCGAATATCCCCCGCACGTGTATGGTGGGGCCGGCGTCCATGTGGAGTATCTCAGCTGGGAGCTCTCGAGGCTGATCGAGGTTGAAGTTCATTGTTGGGGGGAGCAGTGGTCGGACGCCGACACGCTGCGCGTGATTGGGCAGCAGCCTTGGACCGAGATCACGAGTGATACCTCCGGTCAGTTCAAGACTGCGCTTGAAGCGCTGAGCCTCAATTTGACTCAAATCAAGGCGCTTTCAGGCGTGGATATTGCCCATACGCACACCTGGTATGTTGCCATGGCTGGTTTCCTGGCCAAGAAGCTTTATGGGCTTCCCTTCGTCCTGACGGTTCATAGTCTGGAGCCGCTGCGCGCCTGGAAGGCGGAACAGCTGGGCACCGGCTACGCGCTGAGTTCGTGGATGGAGAAGACTGCGATCCTTGACGCCGATGCGGTGATCGCGGTCTCAAATGGCACCCGCGAAGACATCCTCCGTGCCTATCCGGAGATCGATCCGGCTCGTATTCATGTGATCTACAACGGCATCAATCTCCGGGAATATCGTAAGACGGCGGACACTGACGCACTCATTCGCTACGGTGTCGATCCGACTCGGCCGTACGTGCTCTTCGTCGGCCGCATCACCCGGCAGAAGGGCGTGACCCATTTAGTCGACGCCATCCAATACATGCCTCCTGAGACCCAGGTCGTCTTGTGCGCGGGCGCTCCCGACACTCCGGTGATCGCCGAAGAAATGCGGCATAAGTTTCACGAGGCAAAGATGAAGAATCCACGGATCGTGTGGATCGAAAAGATGGTCTCCAAGGAGGAGGCGATCCAGCTCTATAGCAACGCCCAGGTCTTTTGTTGCCCCTCCGTCTACGAGCCTTTCGGCATCATTAACCTGGAGGCGATGGCCTGCGAAACCGCCGTCGTGGCGAGCGCTACTGGAGGAATCAAGGAAGTTGTCGTTGATGGCGAAACCGGCTACCTAGTGCCGTTTGAAGCTGATCCCGTTACCGGCTTTCCTTCTCACCCGGACCAGTTCGCCCGCGACTTAGGGGCAAAGGTCACCGAACTGCTCGGCGACCCGCAAAAGTGCGAACGTTTCGGCAAAGCCGGCCGCAAACGCGCCGAGGAGGTCTTCAGTTGGACGTCAGTTGCGGAGCAGACGGTGCACTTGTACATGAAGCTGATCGCAGACCGGAAACCAGCCTGAGAAGTAAAGTTGAAGCAACGTCTCAGGAGTGGCTCTTTAGCGTCCTTGAAGGCTCGATATCCGGCAAAAGTCCCGTCAGCAACCCGATTACCGGTAAGTATGCGCAGACTTTATACACGTAGATGATGCTGGTCATATCGGCCAGCTTCCCGAGCACCGCCGCGCCAATACCGCCCATACCAAACGCCAATCCGAAGAAGAGCCCGGAGATCAAGCCAACTCGGCCAGGCACCAACTCTTGCGCGTAGACAAGGATTGCTGAAAATGCCGAAGCGATCACGAAGCCAATGATGACGCTCAAAACCCCGGTCCAGAAAAGGTTGGCGTAGGGCAGCATCAGGGTAAAAGGCAGGACACCAAGAATCGATCCCCAGATCACGTACTTACGACCGAAACGGTCCCCAATCGGACCGCCGAAGAAGGTCCCGGCCGCAGCCGCTCCGAGGAAGGCGAAGAGGTGCAGTTGAGAGCTCTGCACCGAGACGTGGAATCTCGAGAGCAAATAGAAGGTGTAATAGCTGCTCAGGCTGGAGAGATAGAAGTATTTCGAAAACACGAGCGCCATCAGCACCGTCATCGCAATCGCGATCTTCTGCTTGGACAGATTGGCATGAGTTGCGGGTCCGGCGTGGATGTTGGAAGGATGATTCTTCCTTCGTCCCTTGGCCCAGTTGCTGATCCATATCAGAACGACGACACCGATTAAGGCGAAGACGCTGAACCAGGCCATGCCCTTTTGTCCCCGCGGCAGGACAATGAAGGCGGCGAGCAGCGGCCCGATCGCGCTGCCGCTGTTACCTCCAACCTGGAAGAAAGATTGGGCAAAGCCATGCTGGCCGCCCGATGCCATGCGGGCAACGCGCGAGGATTCAGGATGGAAAACTGCCGAGCCGACACCGACCAGCGCAGCGCCCACTAACAACCAGACGTAGGTTGGTGCGAAGGCGAGCAGCAAGAGACCGCCCAGCGTCACCGTCATCCCGATTGGTAGAAAGTAAGGCGCCGCTCGGCGGTCGGTATAAAGACCGACGAACGGCTGAAGCAAC includes these proteins:
- a CDS encoding NAD(P)/FAD-dependent oxidoreductase, with translation MIRTPKSNTYQNCSCDALVIGGGPAGLAAGIALRQQGLDVVIVDALTPPIDKACGEGLMPDSRRELALLGVELTGGLEFSGIHFAQRNRGREHLATADFPQGRGIGIPRLDLHERLIERAAQLGVRFQWNSRAELRSNGEVRVAGQSFRFRYLIGADGEASSVRHWADLDAGFRLTERFGFRRHYAAAPWSDHVEVHWSDLGQVYVTPVGENEICMAAITRHRGPKFDEILEGFPYLRRKLLGVPTIGRGRGAVTSTRKLRRVTRGNVALIGDASGSADAITGEGLASAFREALLLGEALGRHSIRDYEIGHSRILRIPQAMAAMMLAMDRWPWLRNRALRLLAEDSELFTRLLAVHVGDIVPAGFGVGLGLRLMGRLLYPKTSSEAAAPQDASQVNAGGAEFGQAEATL
- a CDS encoding type II secretion system protein, translating into MEWQSSERAAMMRAATKIAGKKWATGSEDGYVLIGVLFLVVIILIWLAVAAPKVATAIRRDKELELYHRGMQYTRGIKLYYKKFGSYPISLDQLENSNNIRFLRKRYKDPFTGKADWRIIHFGEAKVPQTGLFGQPLGAAGAAGTGANGAGTTGTNGQASSGFGASSSFGNNSGSSGSSFGNSFSSGGSGSSFGSNGSGSSFGSSNGSSFGSSNGGSGFGGGSSSGFGGSGTSSSNPTSPGDPGSGPGLSGAGTGTSGSGFGTPGSSTGGTTGLGTSTLTSSNGSPIGSGGPIVGVASSVTKESIREYKKQKHYNEWEFVYNPQTDLGGLGGNNGMGVAGAGGNTGFGNNPGSSFGGGSNSGFGNNSGSSFGGNSGSGFGNSSGSGFGNNPGSGFGNNNNGNSGNNGNPGSNPGTGTPPNNNPNQPTPQ
- a CDS encoding acyl-CoA desaturase; amino-acid sequence: MNSQAVVDPPLSDVAPALTPGISAEDQPLLTTPAIHPLSRAAQDRSVNWFTLFFVALFHAGAIAALFFFSWSAIAASLVFWFLAINLGICVGYHRLLTHRGYRTSRLLARGLAVCGTLALEGSPIYWVVNHRIHHQLTDKHGDPHTPKDGGWWSHAGWVIHGEGLSTQPELIRRYAPDLLKDPFLVLLSKYHYVPLILSAILLYALGGLPWLLWGVFFRVTIGLHAVWFVNSATHIWGSRRFPTKDESRNLWWVALLTGGEGWHNNHHAFPVSARHGFAWYEFDLNYYVIWTLGKAGLAKQINLAQPLREKGR
- the glgA gene encoding glycogen synthase is translated as MRAALFTREYPPHVYGGAGVHVEYLSWELSRLIEVEVHCWGEQWSDADTLRVIGQQPWTEITSDTSGQFKTALEALSLNLTQIKALSGVDIAHTHTWYVAMAGFLAKKLYGLPFVLTVHSLEPLRAWKAEQLGTGYALSSWMEKTAILDADAVIAVSNGTREDILRAYPEIDPARIHVIYNGINLREYRKTADTDALIRYGVDPTRPYVLFVGRITRQKGVTHLVDAIQYMPPETQVVLCAGAPDTPVIAEEMRHKFHEAKMKNPRIVWIEKMVSKEEAIQLYSNAQVFCCPSVYEPFGIINLEAMACETAVVASATGGIKEVVVDGETGYLVPFEADPVTGFPSHPDQFARDLGAKVTELLGDPQKCERFGKAGRKRAEEVFSWTSVAEQTVHLYMKLIADRKPA
- a CDS encoding HesB/IscA family protein; translation: MATSTVQAPATVVPAPDTFKSVPPLTLSDSAIEKVREIMATQDPLPAGLRIGVVGGGCSGFQYSMSFENQPGMMDKVFTYGALKVFVDATSLMYLNGCVVDYVETLEAAGFKFENPNTKSTCGCGSSFSV
- a CDS encoding YceI family protein, whose translation is MAKQKQRFNRFPACGREEIFTTIGRALHCNRFSFAISFRKRLLALSILVFCGAVSAETQTPKVAVKLDPATTEIKWELKGNTHTTHGTFKLKGGLVTYDPATGVSEGEILIDLASGESGNKSRDAKMQKEVLESDRYPEAFFHPSKITGSAKPGISQTLTAGGIFNIHGADHPFTLQIKVDFEGNQATATTHFSVPYVAWGMKDPSSFLLRVGKEVDVDVVAHGTVLNSEAK
- a CDS encoding ComEA family DNA-binding protein; translated protein: MSTARQAVEKSPVVAAILLAATSLAGCSSAPSNQQIQQQAAETTQQVKQGTEKAAADARVAAANAEDKINAVAAGVRQGLQGSGPALPPVDLNNATRDQLVALPGISPAKARKILAGRPYSAPNELVSRGILTQDQFDRISKRLTARPPTS
- a CDS encoding type III polyketide synthase — its product is MRIANTATAFPEYYFTQREVVDALKNHWDRGAECAPMLERLFFRTGVDGRYYCRPLLEYQDLNTWGKMNDVWIEVAEQLGERAIDCVLKTAGVGRDKIGALFFVSVTGISSPSIDARLVNKMKLNPKLKRNPLFGLGCVAGAAGLARAADYVRAFPDQVAVLLSVELCSLTWQRGDINPAALIASGLFGDGAVAVLIAGANVNLPGPNLVASTQVFYPDTQDVMGWKVSEKGFQVILSPEVPNVVLKNLGKNVDEFLATRGLTRGDVGSWIMHTGGPKVLEATAEALNLTNGELDVSWQALKRVGNLSSGSVLIVLDEVMKNRRPAPGTRSILAAMGPGFCAEMSLLEW
- a CDS encoding MFS transporter; this translates as MSATTLQRPAELRPSREASLFQVLLAVSFCHMLNDMIQSLLPSVYPILKGSFHLSFGQIGLIALTNQVTASLLQPFVGLYTDRRAAPYFLPIGMTVTLGGLLLLAFAPTYVWLLVGAALVGVGSAVFHPESSRVARMASGGQHGFAQSFFQVGGNSGSAIGPLLAAFIVLPRGQKGMAWFSVFALIGVVVLIWISNWAKGRRKNHPSNIHAGPATHANLSKQKIAIAMTVLMALVFSKYFYLSSLSSYYTFYLLSRFHVSVQSSQLHLFAFLGAAAAGTFFGGPIGDRFGRKYVIWGSILGVLPFTLMLPYANLFWTGVLSVIIGFVIASAFSAILVYAQELVPGRVGLISGLFFGLAFGMGGIGAAVLGKLADMTSIIYVYKVCAYLPVIGLLTGLLPDIEPSRTLKSHS
- a CDS encoding PilN domain-containing protein codes for the protein MRITLNLASKPFIELRPLYARLRWWMAILLILAIPLWLFLKTETRKAALANAKLQAVETSIQRLQNQQRSYQAMMQQPQNAAVLTQAAFLNQLFARKAFSWTAVMMDLETVLPGGVQVMNIDPATDKSGNVTIRLRVSGQRDRAVELVRNLEHSRRFLQPRLATESADTSNSNGGQANLQPASGTGNVNFDVLADYNPLLPESKRPAKTTTAKAVGPAATAPSAKSHRNSSPRRPTPAQPQQPQTPGRPTKGAQ